From Camelus ferus isolate YT-003-E chromosome 15, BCGSAC_Cfer_1.0, whole genome shotgun sequence, the proteins below share one genomic window:
- the PPP3R1 gene encoding calcineurin subunit B type 1 has translation MGNEASYPLEMCSHFDADEIKRLGKRFKKLDLDNSGSLSVEEFMSLPELQQNPLVQRVIDIFDTDGNGEVDFKEFIEGVSQFSVKGDKEQKLRFAFRIYDMDKDGYISNGELFQVLKMMVGNNLKDTQLQQIVDKTIINADKDGDGRISFEEFCAVVGGLDIHKKMVVDV, from the exons ttGACGCTGATGAAATTAAAAGGCTAGGAAAGAGATTTAAGAAGCTCGATTTggacaattctgggtctttgagTGTGGAAGAGTTCATGTCTCTGCCTGAATTACAACAAAATCCCCTAGTACAGCGAGTAATAGATATATTCGACACAGACGGGAATGGAGAAGTAGACTTTAAAG aGTTCATTGAGGGAGTCTCTCAATTCAGTGTCAAAGGAGATAAAGAACAGAAGTTGAGGT ttgctttccGTATCTATGACATGGATAAAGATGGCTATATTTCCAATGGGGAACTCTTCCAGGTGCTGAAGATGATGGTGGGGAACAACCTGAAAGACACACAGTTACAGCAGATCGTAGACAAAACCATAATAAATGCAGATAAGGATGGAGATGGAAGAATATCCTTTGAAGAATTCTGTGCT GTTGTAGGCGGCCTAGACATCCACAAAAAGATGGTGGTAGACGTGTGA